The following proteins are encoded in a genomic region of Triticum dicoccoides isolate Atlit2015 ecotype Zavitan chromosome 1B, WEW_v2.0, whole genome shotgun sequence:
- the LOC119315836 gene encoding putative 12-oxophytodienoate reductase 5, whose amino-acid sequence MEPIPLLTPYKMGQFDLAHRVVLAPLTRRRSYANVPQPHAAVYYSQRATAGGLLIAEATVVSDTGRGYTDTPGIWTAEHVEAWKPIIAAVHAKGALFFCQLWHVGRVSTFELQPGGAAPLSSTEKGVGPQMTFDGRLEEFSPPRRLTVQEIPAIVDDFRKAARNAIDAGFDGVEIHAANGYIIEQFLKDSANDRTDEYGGSLENRCQFALEVVDAVVKEVGGHRVGIRLSPFADYMDCHDSDPHSLALYMSTKLNDHDILYIHMIEPRMAIVDGRRVVPKRLLPYREAFKGIFIANGGYDREEGGKVVVEGYTDLVAFGRLFLANPDLPKRFEVGADLNKYDRMTFYTPDPVIGYTDYPFLE is encoded by the exons ATGGAGCCCATCCCTCTCCTCACGCCGTACAAGATGGGCCAGTTCGATCTCGCCCACAG GGTGGTTCTGGCGCCGCTGACGAGGCGGCGCTCCTATGCCAACGTGCCACAGCCGCACGCCGCCGTGTACTACTCCCAGCGCGCCACCGCCGGCGGGCTGCTCATCGCCGAGGCCACAGTGGTCTCCGACACGGGGCGGGGCTACACCGACACCCCAGGGATCTGGACCGCGGAGCACGTCGAGGCGTGGAAGCCAATCATCGCCGCCGTGCATGCCAAGGGTGCGCTCTTCTTCTGCCAGCTCTGGCACGTGGGACGTGTGTCCACGTTCGAGCTGCAGCCCGGCGGCGCCGCGCCACTGTCGAGCACTGAGAAGGGGGTCGGCCCGCAGATGACCTTCGACGGCCGGTTAGAGGAGTTCTCGCCGCCGAGGAGGCTGACAGTGCAAGAGATACCTGCCATCGTCGATGACTTCAGGAAGGCCGCCAGGAATGCCATCGACGCCG GTTTTGACGGCGTGGAGATCCACGCTGCAAACGGGTACATCATTGAGCAGTTTCTCAAGGATAGTGCCAATGACCGCACGGACGAGTATGGTGGCAGTCTTGAGAACCGGTGTCAGTTCGCTCTTGAGGTGGTCGATGCTGTTGTGAAGGAGGTCGGTGGCCACCGTGTGGGAATCCGCCTCTCCCCTTTCGCTGACTACATGGACTGCCACGACTCTGACCCCCACTCTCTTGCGCTCTacatgtctacaaagctcaacgacCATGACATCCTCTACATCCACATGATCGAGCCAAGGATGGCCATTGTGGATGGCCGGCGAGTGGTGCCGAAACGGTTGCTGCCGTACAGAGAGGCGTTCAAAGGTATCTTCATTGCCAATGGTGGGTACGACCGTGAGGAAGGAGGCAAGGTGGTCGTCGAGGGGTACACTGACCTAGTGGCCTTTGGGAGACTATTCCTCGCGAACCCAGACCTGCCAAAGCGGTTTGAGGTTGGTGCGGATCTGAACAAGTATGATAGGATGACCTTCTACACCCCTGACCCCGTCATTGGCTATACCGACTACCCCTTCCTCGAATGA